ATCACGCAAAGGTCGCTACCCAGACTTGTTGACAGGTAGCAACCTTCAGGAGCAGACTAAAGCAAACAATGCTGGACACCAGGTTAgcatagcttgtccagaacatgagataaaacaacaggaggatctgctgcagtaccatacaaAGCCCGATGGGGGCCCATAATTAAACCATTTCTTCCTGTTGCCATCCCATGGACCTTatacacagaaaaacacacacgCAGGCACAATAACATAACCAATTTAAGCACACGACTTAAATTTTGAAGCCTCAATAATTTGAATATTCCTGAAGCGCCCTCCCCCCCAAAGACTGAGTCGTACGCAGGGTTTGTATGGCAAAACCCCTTTGCTATTTCTCAGATATCTCGGTAATTATCTGAAACCCAGACTCACTTTCCCATCACACGCACGGCTTGACCGTCCAACTCCTCGGCCCCCCTTAGGAAAATCTCCGAAATCCGTACGACTTCACCACTGTCAGGCAAATTTCGCGCCATCTTGCATAGACTGGGGACCGTACAGCAATGCACACAACTTGGTGGAACAGCTATTTGCATACAAAATCTTTAGAAACCAATATTTCTCTCCAACAGAAACTCTGATGAGCACATACAATCTCACAAGACATTTTGATGAATAGATCGGCAATAAGGACCAGTTTGCGATAACAGTTTTATTGGATGTTTAACAACGATTGACCCCTTAACTACCGCAAACGTAGTGTAGTTTACgacttctctccaagcagacgtttaTAGTATTCTCtggctttttttttctacatttttgtaatacTATTGTTTCGTTttgtaaatgaaataaaacttataAGTTAGAAAGTCAGATAGAAATGGCCTAACATCAGCTTGGAGTTTAGTTTACGACAGTAATGGTCTGATTTGCGGCTAACGTTGTTGTGGACAAGATGACTTCCAGTCCGAAGTTGGACCCGAAAACAAAAATATCGGACAAAATTATAGGAAACATAAATGATACAGGTTCACTGTGTCGGCAGCTTCTGAGGGGTTCAAGGTCATCTGAGGTGAGCTGATGTTTGCCCTTTGCTTCAGAAACAGGTGATTTTTTTGTCGCAAAATATCTTTGTCATAGTGCCCTCCCCCTTTTCTGTtaatattcaagcagatgtttggaggcATAATCGTGCTAGTCAACAGCCATTTGCCGACGTGCAAGCGAAAAGATAGAGACAATTTAACAATTGTGGTTCCCAGTTTCTGTGTTCCTAAAGATGTAGTCAATGACCAGGACAAAGTGCATAATTTTTTGAGAATGTCACGAATAAAAGTTTTGTATTAAAGTTcttgcttggagactaattaTAATTGCAAGTGCTGTCTCAtatcatctgtatctgtatataacCAGTATACACCAGCTAGCTAGAaggtctcggaccggagtttcttttacgatttcggaggttggcggacagcctcaggccgaagggctacagttccgctagtaaacgtaggacgcgaaacttaatcaatatggtggaaagccgtttactgcctctttccgacaaacctattggtatcgtctgttgcctctttatttcgGGTAGTATATGtaataaaattttaattttggacccgaaaagtatcatttttttgacacttttttgatcgaagctgcttggaaaaaacgaattttcccaggataatggcctacgtggtagaaaagctaaattcttcatgttggtgtaaaatgaaaataaaaaaattccatgtgataacttttttgcaatcttcgatgacgtaatttcttcgaaatcgcatgaaaaacgatgctatttgggtcatcaggcaaaaaaaacgcatcaccgttgcagcggactaatacaaaaacgGTTTCGCTGGctgaccaactactcctcgcacaaaaacaatacaacccacgggcttttcagtaaatacgacaaatctatgctcagcctcgatcaccaagcaatagggagcaaaagttagggagacaccagcgcacttccggcctatttcTACATCATTACgtcaactccggtcagatttgaactccgacccggaaccagAAGAAACATAGGAGACAAGAGTACGCGTGCTGCAACGGGACATGTGCAgcgtgatatgtcaaaggtgaaagcccgagtgacacataaacaaaaccTTACTGGACGTTCTTAAGCAAATCGAAACATTGGTTGAGATGAGACTGTTTACGTTTCAGGGGCATTAACCTAATTTTTATACACATTACCTActcaaatattatattacacttGACTTGAATAATGTTGCACTTCCTCAATGTATGAAGGAAGCTTATATTATAAAGGTCATGGCTATTGACAGGGTGTGCCTGGTGATAGtgcaaaaaaagttacaaacaaTGTAGGTGTTTACTAGGCAGACCATTGTTGACAGGACTCACAGGAGAAGGGTTAGGGAAATTTGGCCTCTGATGTTATCTTAGAAACACAAGTGGGCTCATTACCATCACTGATGCAACATAAATGACATTTTACTTGTTATGCTGCTTTGACAAGTCTAACTATATGATATGATTAATTCATTTGTGTCTTTTCCATAGGTTTTGAACCTGGCTGCTACAAACTTTGCCGGTCAAGAAAAAACACTTGAGAACTCGGACCAGGTGAGATCGTTACGGGAAAATCTTAATTaaaacaacaaaagtacagcgagtTTCATAAGTTCTTCTACTTTTCAAAGCTCTGTCACACAGGA
The sequence above is drawn from the Branchiostoma floridae strain S238N-H82 chromosome 4, Bfl_VNyyK, whole genome shotgun sequence genome and encodes:
- the LOC118414600 gene encoding BLOC-1-related complex subunit 7-like isoform X1; this translates as MTSSPKLDPKTKISDKIIGNINDTGSLCRQLLRGSRSSEVLNLAATNFAGQEKTLENSDQNLKKMSIIAAHLQFQADAIERSVEVTDTLQDQLKTIQR
- the LOC118414600 gene encoding BLOC-1-related complex subunit 7-like isoform X2 — encoded protein: MTSSPKLDPKTKISDKIIGNINDTGSLCRQLLRGSRSSEVLNLAATNFAGQEKTLENSDQNLKKMSIIAAHLQFHVEVTDTLQDQLKTIQR